From the genome of Pantoea alfalfae, one region includes:
- the rplL gene encoding 50S ribosomal protein L7/L12 has product MSITKDQILEAVAAMSVMEVVELVSAMEEKFGVSAAAAVAVAAGPAEAVEEKTEFDVVLKAVGANKVAVIKAVRTATGLGLKEAKDLVEATGVIKEGISKDDAAALEAALKEAGAEVEVK; this is encoded by the coding sequence ATGTCTATCACTAAAGACCAAATTCTGGAAGCTGTTGCAGCGATGTCCGTAATGGAAGTTGTTGAGCTGGTTTCTGCTATGGAAGAAAAATTCGGCGTTTCTGCTGCTGCTGCTGTAGCTGTTGCTGCGGGCCCGGCTGAAGCTGTTGAAGAAAAAACTGAATTCGACGTCGTACTGAAAGCTGTTGGCGCGAACAAAGTAGCAGTCATCAAAGCTGTACGTACTGCAACTGGTCTGGGCCTGAAAGAAGCCAAAGACCTGGTTGAAGCAACTGGCGTAATCAAAGAAGGCATCAGCAAAGATGACGCAGCTGCACTTGAAGCTGCTCTGAAAGAAGCTGGCGCTGAAGTTGAAGTTAAGTAA
- the rplJ gene encoding 50S ribosomal protein L10 produces the protein MALNLQDKQAIVAEVSEVAKGALSAVVADSRGVTVDKMTELRKAGREAGVYMRVVRNTLLRRVVEGTQFECLKDTFVGPTLIAYSMEHPGAAARLFKDFAKANAKFEVKAAAFEGELITAANIDRLATLPTYEEALARLMSTMKEAAAGKLVRTLAAVRDAKEAA, from the coding sequence ATGGCATTAAATCTTCAAGACAAACAAGCGATTGTTGCTGAAGTCAGCGAAGTAGCCAAAGGTGCGCTTTCAGCGGTTGTTGCGGATTCCCGTGGCGTTACCGTTGATAAAATGACCGAACTGCGTAAAGCAGGCCGTGAAGCTGGCGTTTACATGCGTGTTGTTCGTAACACCCTGCTGCGCCGCGTCGTTGAAGGTACTCAGTTTGAGTGCCTGAAAGACACGTTTGTTGGTCCGACCCTGATTGCATATTCTATGGAACACCCGGGCGCTGCTGCTCGTCTGTTCAAAGATTTCGCGAAAGCGAATGCAAAATTTGAGGTCAAAGCTGCAGCCTTTGAAGGTGAGCTGATCACGGCGGCCAATATTGACCGTCTGGCAACGCTGCCGACCTACGAAGAAGCACTGGCACGTCTGATGTCGACCATGAAAGAAGCCGCTGCTGGCAAACTGGTCCGCACTCTGGCTGCTGTACGCGATGCAAAAGAAGCGGCTTAA
- the rplA gene encoding 50S ribosomal protein L1, which produces MAKLTKRMTVIRDKVDATKQYDIAEAVALLKELATAKFVESVDVAVNLGIDARKSDQNVRGATVLPHGTGRSVRVAVFAQGANAEAAKAAGAELVGMEDLADQIKKGEMNFDVVIASPDAMRVVGQLGQILGPRGLMPNPKVGTVTPNVAEAVKNAKAGQVRYRNDKNGIIHTTIGKVDFDADKLKENLESLLVALKKAKPSQAKGVYIKKVSLSTTMGAGVAVDQAGLNATAN; this is translated from the coding sequence ATGGCTAAGCTGACCAAGCGCATGACCGTAATTCGCGACAAAGTTGACGCGACCAAGCAGTATGACATTGCTGAAGCTGTTGCTCTGCTGAAAGAACTGGCAACTGCCAAGTTCGTTGAAAGCGTTGACGTTGCTGTCAACCTCGGCATCGATGCACGTAAATCTGATCAGAACGTTCGCGGCGCGACCGTTCTGCCACACGGTACTGGTCGTTCAGTACGTGTTGCTGTCTTCGCCCAGGGCGCTAACGCTGAAGCTGCTAAAGCAGCTGGCGCAGAGCTGGTAGGCATGGAAGACCTGGCTGATCAGATCAAGAAAGGCGAAATGAATTTTGACGTTGTTATTGCTTCTCCGGATGCAATGCGCGTTGTTGGCCAACTGGGCCAGATTCTGGGTCCACGTGGCCTGATGCCAAACCCGAAAGTGGGTACTGTAACGCCTAACGTTGCTGAAGCGGTTAAGAACGCTAAAGCAGGTCAGGTTCGTTATCGTAACGACAAAAACGGCATCATCCACACTACCATCGGTAAAGTGGACTTTGACGCTGACAAACTGAAAGAAAACCTGGAATCTCTGCTGGTTGCGCTGAAAAAAGCTAAACCATCACAGGCTAAAGGCGTGTATATCAAGAAAGTCAGCCTTTCAACCACCATGGGCGCCGGCGTTGCCGTTGACCAGGCTGGTCTGAACGCAACAGCAAACTAA
- the rplK gene encoding 50S ribosomal protein L11 → MAKKVQAYVKLQVAAGMANPSPPVGPALGQQGVNIMEFCKAFNAKTESLEKGLPTPVVITVYSDRSFTFITKTPPAAVLLKKAAGIKSGSGKPNKDKVGKVTRAQVREIAETKAADMTGSDVEAMTRSIEGTARSMGLVVED, encoded by the coding sequence ATGGCTAAGAAAGTCCAAGCCTACGTCAAGCTGCAGGTTGCAGCTGGTATGGCGAACCCAAGTCCACCGGTTGGTCCAGCTCTGGGTCAGCAGGGTGTTAACATCATGGAATTCTGTAAAGCGTTCAACGCTAAGACCGAATCTCTGGAAAAAGGTCTGCCGACTCCTGTTGTTATCACCGTATACAGCGACCGTTCTTTCACCTTCATTACCAAAACGCCTCCGGCTGCCGTACTGCTGAAAAAAGCAGCGGGCATCAAGTCAGGTTCTGGTAAGCCGAACAAAGATAAAGTCGGTAAAGTGACTCGTGCTCAGGTACGTGAAATCGCAGAAACCAAAGCTGCGGACATGACTGGTTCTGACGTTGAAGCGATGACTCGCTCAATCGAAGGTACTGCTCGTTCCATGGGCCTGGTAGTAGAGGACTAA
- the nusG gene encoding transcription termination/antitermination protein NusG encodes MSEAPKKRWYVVQAFSGFEGRVAQSLREHIKLHNMEELFGEVMVPTEEVVEIRGGQRRKSERKFFPGYVLVQMVMNDASWHLVRSVPRVMGFIGGTSDRPAPISDKEVDAIMNRLQQVGDKPRPKTLFEPGEMVRVNDGPFADFNGVVEDVDYEKSRLTVSVSIFGRATPVELDFGQVEKG; translated from the coding sequence ATGTCTGAAGCTCCAAAGAAACGCTGGTACGTCGTACAGGCGTTTTCCGGTTTTGAAGGCCGCGTAGCCCAATCGCTGCGCGAGCATATCAAATTGCACAACATGGAAGAGCTGTTTGGTGAAGTCATGGTCCCGACTGAAGAAGTCGTTGAAATCCGTGGTGGCCAGCGTCGTAAGAGTGAGCGCAAGTTTTTCCCGGGATACGTACTGGTTCAGATGGTGATGAATGACGCCAGCTGGCATTTAGTACGCAGCGTCCCTCGCGTGATGGGTTTCATCGGCGGTACCTCTGACCGTCCTGCACCTATCAGCGATAAAGAAGTTGATGCGATCATGAATCGTCTGCAGCAGGTCGGCGACAAGCCTCGTCCTAAAACGCTGTTTGAACCGGGTGAAATGGTTCGTGTTAATGACGGTCCGTTCGCTGACTTTAACGGTGTGGTTGAAGATGTGGATTACGAAAAGAGCCGCCTGACGGTATCCGTATCCATCTTTGGTCGTGCAACACCAGTTGAGCTCGACTTCGGTCAGGTGGAGAAAGGTTAA
- the secE gene encoding preprotein translocase subunit SecE: MSANTEAQGSGRGLEAVKWVGVVLLLLAAIVGNYLYRDVSLPLRALAVVVLIAAAGGIALLTTKGKATVAFAREARTEMRKVIWPTRQETLHTTLIVAAVTAVMSLILWGLDGILVRLVSFITGLRF; encoded by the coding sequence ATGAGTGCGAATACCGAAGCTCAAGGGAGCGGGCGTGGCCTGGAAGCGGTAAAGTGGGTAGGTGTTGTATTACTGCTGCTTGCAGCGATTGTAGGTAACTACCTCTATCGTGATGTGTCACTGCCACTGCGCGCGTTAGCCGTAGTTGTACTGATTGCAGCGGCTGGCGGCATTGCGCTTTTAACGACCAAAGGCAAAGCGACCGTGGCTTTTGCTCGTGAAGCAAGAACAGAAATGCGTAAGGTTATCTGGCCAACCCGCCAGGAAACGCTGCACACCACGTTAATCGTTGCCGCGGTTACTGCCGTGATGTCACTGATTTTGTGGGGGCTGGATGGTATTCTGGTCCGTCTGGTATCGTTTATCACTGGCCTGAGGTTCTGA